The genomic interval TCCACGTACAGGCAATAAGCCCCCTGGGTTAATCCCTAACAAGTTTCTCTACATGGGAACAGACCTGTCTCGGCTGGCTGAGTACTTTGCGGTTCCCCTTAGTTTTCCTAACGATCCTGATGAGACCATGTTCCGGAAGGGTACCCCACTTTtcctctttattttatttaccactactactacaacaacaacaacaacaactaatAATAAGATGATGAAGAATAACAATACAACAAATGTAATTTGTGTGATCATTATTTATGGGTTGTTAGTTAAAAATTACAGAGCTATCATTTTTAGTCCTGGTTTCTTGACTGGATGATGATATAGGTGTACAAACTCTCCTGGAAGTACGGGAGTTCCGTTAGTGGTCTCCAGCTGAACTTGGTCTGATTCCCTTCTGTACCTGGGCTGCCAGGTTCTCTTGCAGCTATGCGCTTTATAACTGCTGTGGGAGAGAGATATGGAGCTGATGAGCCAAGTGTGGAGAGAGTCTCCAGGGAGATATGGATGAGGGTCTGGTGTCGAGACGAAGACATCACCCTGCCTGCCTCACTCTCTGAGGTACTAGCTGGACCAGTATCTTCATCGCTGCTGCTGTGTAAATCTCTGCAGGCCCTATATCTCATTTTTGTCATTTGAACTCCAGGCCACATTGAAGGCAGGACTTCCTGCTAGGGAAGTGGAGGAGCTTTTGCAGTTGGCGGCTTCTGAGAAGATCAAGGACAAACTGAAGAGCGTAACCCAGGAAGCA from Paramormyrops kingsleyae isolate MSU_618 chromosome 9, PKINGS_0.4, whole genome shotgun sequence carries:
- the gstk1 gene encoding glutathione S-transferase kappa 1 isoform X3 is translated as MASRKVIELFYDVVSPYSWLGFEVLCRYRNVWNIDLKLCPAFLGGVMKGSGNKPPGLIPNKFLYMGTDLSRLAEYFAVPLSFPNDPDETMFRKGSLAAMRFITAVGERYGADEPSVERVSREIWMRVWCRDEDITLPASLSEATLKAGLPAREVEELLQLAASEKIKDKLKSVTQEALDYGAFGFPLIVCHVDGKREMFFGSDRFELMAHCIGDYPGIITQFVYRHIVTFIRGEKWLGPQPIKLTAKV